The window CGCGGCGACGGCCAACGCGTCGAGAGCGTCCTCGCGACTGCCCGTGACGACGTCCGCGGGATCGAGGACCTGCGGGACCGACGCGTCGCGTTCGGCGACCCGCTCTGTGGCATCGACTCGCTGTACCCGCTCGGGACGATCGAGGAGACACTCGGCCGGGGCGTCGCCCTCGACGACGAGTTCGGGGTCCGGTGGGTCGACAGCGGAAGCGCCACCGCGGTGGCGGACGAGGTTGCGGCGATCGGTACGACGGCGACGGCGGCCGATCGCGCCGGCCTGCGACCGATCGCGAGCGCGGGCGAGCTCCCGCGACCGGTGCTCGTCGCGGGCGCCGCGATGCCCCGCGTCGAGCGCGAGCGGTTCGTCGAGGCCGCGGGCGCCGTGGCATCCGAACGCGAGGGATGGCTCTCCGAGGTTCGGCGCGTCGACGCCGCGGCGCTGGACGCCGTCGCCGAACGGGCGACCGCTCTCGGCGTCCGCCTCGACGCCCTGTAGGAGAACGCCGTGATAGACACACTGCAGAGGAGATCGAACTGGGGTGTCGTGACCTGGCCGACGAGACTGAGCCACCCCGGGACGAGCCGTGTACCGTGGTGACGGACCGTTTGCCGCGGTGACGGGCCGTTTGCCCCGACGACGATCTGCGTCCAGTCCGACCGTTTATACCGGATGCCGCGGCGAGAGCCCCCATGCCAACGTACGAGGCGTTCCTGTCGGACGACAGGGCCATCGAGGGGTTGCCGATCAGGCTCGTGATCGCGATCGTCGTCGGCGTTGCGAGTCTCAGCATCATGATGTCGATGCTGGGCGGCATCGGCACGCTCGGCGCGACCGAACTCGACGCCCAGCCCGAAGCGGAGGTGATCGACGCCGACGAGCGAACGCTCTCGGTGACGGTCGTCGACGAGAGCGGCGAGCCGGTCGAGGGCGCGACGGTCGTCGTCGACGGCGACTCCGCCCAGCTCGACGAGATCGCGACCGGTACCTCCGGCGAGGACGGCACCGCGTCGGTCCGGATCGACCCCGAGCTCCGCCAGAATCAGGATCGCGGCACGCTGCAGATCGACATCAAGCCCCCCAGCGGCACCGACTTCCAGGACAAGCGCCAGAACACGGAGGTGCTGGTCGTCGATCGGTAGACGGGGCCTGGAGACAAAGCGTTCGACGTCGCAGCTGAGTCAGCGGTCCTCCCAGTCGATCCAGTCCCGTTGCCAGCCGTGGCGCGACTGGGCTTCGCGCCGGGCGCGCTCGCGGTCCTCGCGAGCCGTGCGGTTGCGCTCGACCGCGTCGACCTGCTCGCCGTCGACCAGCAGCGGCGCGAACGCCACGCCGCCGAGCTCTTCGGCCTCGCCGTCGGCGTCGAACGCGGTCAGCGACTGCTCGCTCGCGCCCTGCGGCATCACCAGCCGACCGTCGTCGTCGAGCTGGTCGAGCAAGGCGTCGGGCGGCCGGACTGCGGCGGCTTCCAGTAGAATCCGGTCGTAGGGCGCGTACTCGGGCAGCCCGTCGGCGCCGTCGCGGCGGTCGACCAGTACCTCGCCGTAGCCGGCGTCCGCGAGGTTGCTCCTGGCTTCGAGTACGAGCGAGCGTGCGATATCGAGGGCGTGGACGTTGCACGAACCGGCGATCTCGGCGGCGACGGCGGCGGTGTAGCCGACGCCCGCGCCGACGATCAGCACCGTGTGGTCGGCCTCGACGTCCAGCGCCTCGAGCAGTCGCGCCGCCGTGCTCGGGGCGAGCACGCGCGTCCCGAGACACCGGTGGCTGGTGTCGGCGTACGCGCCGCGATCGTCCTCGACGAACTCGTGACGCGGGACCTCCCGCATCGCCACGCTCACCTGATCGCTACGGACGACCGCCTTGGCCTCGTGCTCGAGGCTGTCGACCATGTCGTCACGCAGCACCGCGGGTTCCATGTTTCAGGTGACGGTCCGGACGGTTAAGAATCGCGCGGCCGGTCGCGAGCACCCGGCCTGCAATCGCAGGGCGGCGCGGCCGCTCGGGGAGTGAGCATCCCGCTATGCGAACCCCAACGCTATCCGCGCATCTGTACGAATCGGACGCCGCCGTGATCCTCGACGTCGAATTCGCCGTCGGATCGCTTGCGGTACCGCTGTAGCGTCTGACTGCGAGCGCCGATCGGCGCCAGCGCGACGCCGCCGTCGCGCAGCTGCTCGCCGACGGCGTCGGGGAACTCCCGGGCCGCGCAGGTTAGATACGCCGCGTCGTAGGGGGCGTGCTCTGGCCAGCCTTCGCGCCCGTCGCCGACGCGGACGGAGACGTCTTCGTAGCCGAGCTCTGCGAGCGTTTCGCGGGCTCGCTCCGCGAGTTCGGCGCTGTACTCGACGCTGTAGACGTGCTCGGAGCCGACGACCTCGGCGGTCACCGCGGCGTGATACCCGCAGCCGGTGCCGACTTCGAGCACGTCGTCACCCGGCGCGGCGTCGAGCAGCTCGACCATGATGCCGACCATGTGTGGCGCGCTGATCGTCTGGTCGTCGCCGATCGGCAGCGGGCGGTCGGCGTAGGCGTTCCCGCGGCGCCCCTCGGGGACGAACTCGTGGCGCGGTACCGCGCGGAGGGCATCGAGCGTCGCCGGATCGGTGACCCGCCCGCTTTCCGCGAGCCGATCGACCATCCGGTCGCGTCGGCGCTCGAACGATTCGTCGGGGTTGTCGTCGGAGCCGAACATGGGAAGCAGGCGTCGGATTGAGCGGGGAAGTCGCACGATTCGAGCGAGTTCCCTGGATCGCGGACCGCCTTACCAGGCCGACCAGGCGGTCGTCGACTCGTCGCGGACGTACAGCCGCTTGACGTCCTTCGCGGGGGCCGAGTCGCCCGGGTGATCGAGCTTGTCGTGGTTGTAACCGGCGGCGTCGTCGCGGACGTAGATCCCCTCGACGGTGAACTCCTCCTCGCCGAGTTCGTCGGTCGCGTCGACCGTGAACTCGTAGTCGCCGGGGACCTGCAGTGTGACGCTCCGGGTGTCGTCTCGCTTCCCGTCTTTCGGGTGGATCGTCGCGTTGACGCCGACGTTGCCCACCGCGCGCGTCCAGATCGTGTCGACGTCCTCGGCGGTCGCCTCCTCGACGCGCCCGCCGGTGTCGAGTTCGAGGCTGGTGATCCGGACGGTCATGATCGCCTCGTCGGTGTCGAGGACGAACTCCTCGCCGACCGCCAGGGTCTCGTCGGCGGGCGGCTCGGCGGTCGCGGTGAACGACTCGCCCTCCTGGGAGACGACGACGTTCCGCTGAACCGTGGTGTCGCGCTCGATTTTCGTCTTGTGGACGTGGTCGCACTCAGTGCATCGCACCGTCGCCTGGCCGCCGTCCTTGAGCAACTCGTGGACCGTCTCGACGTCGGGCGAACACGAGGGGCACGCGGCGGCCACGCGCTCCGCAGTCTCTGTCATATCAACGTGGTAGCGTCCGAGAAGGTATAAGCAGTGGGAGTGCGGGATGTCGGTCGCGGAAGGGAGGTAGACCAAGGGGCTAACCGATGGAGTTTTTGGGTCGGTCTCGAAAGACGGGCCTATGAATTTGCGCGGAGGTGTCACACG is drawn from Natronoarchaeum mannanilyticum and contains these coding sequences:
- a CDS encoding HVO_0476 family zinc finger protein, giving the protein MTETAERVAAACPSCSPDVETVHELLKDGGQATVRCTECDHVHKTKIERDTTVQRNVVVSQEGESFTATAEPPADETLAVGEEFVLDTDEAIMTVRITSLELDTGGRVEEATAEDVDTIWTRAVGNVGVNATIHPKDGKRDDTRSVTLQVPGDYEFTVDATDELGEEEFTVEGIYVRDDAAGYNHDKLDHPGDSAPAKDVKRLYVRDESTTAWSAW
- a CDS encoding protein-L-isoaspartate O-methyltransferase family protein translates to MEPAVLRDDMVDSLEHEAKAVVRSDQVSVAMREVPRHEFVEDDRGAYADTSHRCLGTRVLAPSTAARLLEALDVEADHTVLIVGAGVGYTAAVAAEIAGSCNVHALDIARSLVLEARSNLADAGYGEVLVDRRDGADGLPEYAPYDRILLEAAAVRPPDALLDQLDDDGRLVMPQGASEQSLTAFDADGEAEELGGVAFAPLLVDGEQVDAVERNRTAREDRERARREAQSRHGWQRDWIDWEDR
- a CDS encoding DUF7382 domain-containing protein, coding for MPTYEAFLSDDRAIEGLPIRLVIAIVVGVASLSIMMSMLGGIGTLGATELDAQPEAEVIDADERTLSVTVVDESGEPVEGATVVVDGDSAQLDEIATGTSGEDGTASVRIDPELRQNQDRGTLQIDIKPPSGTDFQDKRQNTEVLVVDR
- a CDS encoding PhnD/SsuA/transferrin family substrate-binding protein, producing the protein MPPDDNTEPASLQASRRTVLRSIGALGVLGAVDAERWAGPWNRPFTMLRTPASTRLADVGTAEASESGSGTAAAASGRRTVGDDPELAVKRVPTPTVALSGLVEGRAAAAELDPLAALLAERAGIGTVLAQAADGRIDRGDGQRVESVLATARDDVRGIEDLRDRRVAFGDPLCGIDSLYPLGTIEETLGRGVALDDEFGVRWVDSGSATAVADEVAAIGTTATAADRAGLRPIASAGELPRPVLVAGAAMPRVERERFVEAAGAVASEREGWLSEVRRVDAAALDAVAERATALGVRLDAL
- a CDS encoding protein-L-isoaspartate(D-aspartate) O-methyltransferase; this translates as MLPMFGSDDNPDESFERRRDRMVDRLAESGRVTDPATLDALRAVPRHEFVPEGRRGNAYADRPLPIGDDQTISAPHMVGIMVELLDAAPGDDVLEVGTGCGYHAAVTAEVVGSEHVYSVEYSAELAERARETLAELGYEDVSVRVGDGREGWPEHAPYDAAYLTCAAREFPDAVGEQLRDGGVALAPIGARSQTLQRYRKRSDGEFDVEDHGGVRFVQMRG